The following proteins are encoded in a genomic region of Thermococcus henrietii:
- a CDS encoding TldD/PmbA family protein codes for MENLIRYAEKLFDEVEIAVYRSREVSANVELNEISMASTRSGAVTIIRGIKDKRLGLAIVDSDEEKRVREAIEQAAKMARLNSRDEKWVSLPEPGKYREKPKPNYELKEASPDVLVEMLVKGIRLAREKDEHVIVAGGEGGVSWEERQIVNSHGIDVFQEGGAAFFFVELVGRKGDVVTPGIFDFDAKRNLNLDVEGVVERAVQKVKWAYSVKPSRNEEVPIILGPWAIAGLFSYALLPAFSGERLVKETTPLAGKVGEKIASDVITLYDDPFHELSLEPVIADGEGVPTRKNVLIENGTFRGFVWDNYWAKVYGTESTGNGKRDLRSGGINIGFHNVVIEKGKRSLEDMIAEIERGYFVDGFQGAHSSNPDNGNFAVTANPAFLIEDGEVVGSSVFLIAGNVYELLGQASEVSREQTVMPFMNILTTPFIRFENVKIAGK; via the coding sequence ATGGAGAATCTCATACGCTACGCTGAGAAGCTCTTCGATGAGGTTGAGATTGCCGTTTACCGCTCGAGGGAGGTTAGCGCCAACGTCGAGCTCAACGAGATTTCGATGGCCTCGACGAGAAGCGGTGCGGTAACGATAATCCGCGGTATAAAGGACAAGCGCCTCGGTCTGGCCATAGTGGACAGCGACGAGGAGAAGCGCGTCAGGGAGGCCATAGAGCAGGCCGCGAAGATGGCGAGGCTCAACAGCAGGGACGAGAAGTGGGTCTCCCTGCCGGAGCCGGGGAAGTACAGGGAGAAGCCCAAGCCCAACTACGAGCTGAAGGAGGCCTCTCCCGACGTCCTCGTCGAGATGCTCGTCAAGGGCATAAGGCTCGCCCGCGAGAAGGACGAGCACGTGATCGTCGCCGGCGGGGAGGGAGGCGTCAGCTGGGAGGAGAGGCAGATAGTGAACTCCCACGGAATAGACGTCTTCCAGGAGGGCGGCGCGGCGTTCTTCTTCGTCGAGCTGGTAGGCAGGAAGGGCGACGTTGTAACGCCGGGCATCTTCGACTTCGACGCGAAGAGGAATTTGAATCTCGACGTTGAAGGCGTCGTCGAGAGGGCAGTCCAGAAGGTCAAGTGGGCCTACAGCGTCAAGCCGAGCAGGAACGAGGAGGTTCCGATAATCCTCGGTCCCTGGGCAATCGCCGGCCTCTTCAGCTACGCGCTCCTCCCGGCCTTCAGCGGTGAAAGGCTCGTCAAGGAAACAACGCCCCTGGCCGGCAAGGTGGGCGAGAAGATCGCGAGCGACGTGATAACGCTCTACGACGACCCGTTCCACGAGCTCTCGCTTGAACCGGTAATAGCGGACGGCGAGGGCGTTCCGACGAGGAAGAACGTCCTAATCGAGAACGGAACCTTCAGGGGCTTCGTCTGGGACAACTACTGGGCGAAGGTTTACGGAACCGAGAGCACAGGAAACGGGAAGAGGGACTTGAGGAGCGGCGGAATCAACATCGGCTTCCACAACGTCGTCATAGAGAAGGGCAAGCGCTCGCTTGAGGATATGATAGCCGAAATCGAGCGCGGCTACTTCGTGGACGGATTCCAGGGCGCGCACTCCAGCAACCCGGACAACGGAAACTTCGCGGTGACGGCGAACCCGGCGTTCCTCATAGAGGACGGTGAAGTCGTCGGCTCGAGCGTCTTCCTCATCGCCGGAAACGTCTACGAGCTCCTCGGGCAGGCGAGCGAGGTAAGCAGGGAGCAGACCGTGATGCCATTCATGAACATCCTAACGACGCCCTTCATAAGGTTCGAGAACGTGAAGATAGCGGGGAAGTGA
- the trm5b gene encoding tRNA (guanine(37)-N1)-methyltransferase Trm5b: MLAVKVPKQEAEKVRRKLIELGVLAKGYAVKREGEFVLFPITREVEGFELVEAEFERLERRPHSYREVVDVPDEVKSLLPSSFDIIGDIAIIELPDELMPYGKAIGEAILRVHRHIKAVFAKGGKVEGEYRVRELIHLAGEKRTETLHRENGIRLRLDVAKVYFSPRLATERMRIFRKAKHGEVVFDMFAGVGPYSILLARKARLVFACDLNPWAVRYLEENIGLNKAYNVVPILGDVRKVAGKLRADRVIMNLPKFADRFLREAMLSVRGGGVIHYYGFGPEEGLYSEHEAKIKAVARELGFSVEFLERRKVRPYAPRQFNISIDFRVLK; the protein is encoded by the coding sequence ATGCTCGCCGTCAAAGTCCCCAAGCAAGAGGCCGAGAAAGTACGGAGGAAGCTCATCGAGCTTGGCGTTCTGGCGAAGGGATACGCTGTCAAGCGGGAGGGTGAGTTCGTTCTGTTTCCCATCACGAGAGAGGTTGAAGGCTTCGAGCTGGTCGAGGCCGAGTTCGAGAGGCTTGAGAGAAGACCCCACAGCTACCGCGAGGTAGTTGACGTCCCCGATGAGGTTAAATCCCTCCTCCCAAGTTCCTTCGACATAATCGGCGACATCGCGATAATCGAGCTCCCCGACGAGCTGATGCCCTACGGCAAGGCAATCGGCGAGGCAATCCTCAGGGTTCACAGGCACATCAAAGCAGTCTTCGCCAAGGGGGGTAAGGTTGAAGGCGAATACCGCGTTAGGGAGCTAATCCACCTCGCTGGAGAGAAGAGAACCGAAACCCTCCACCGCGAGAACGGGATACGGCTCAGGCTCGACGTCGCCAAGGTCTACTTCTCACCCCGCCTCGCCACGGAGAGAATGAGGATTTTCAGGAAGGCGAAGCATGGCGAGGTTGTCTTCGATATGTTCGCCGGGGTTGGGCCATATTCAATCCTCCTCGCGAGGAAGGCGAGGCTCGTCTTTGCCTGTGACCTGAACCCATGGGCGGTTCGCTACCTCGAGGAGAACATCGGGCTGAACAAAGCGTACAACGTCGTGCCAATCCTCGGGGACGTGAGAAAAGTTGCCGGAAAGCTCAGGGCCGACCGCGTGATAATGAACTTGCCCAAGTTCGCGGACCGCTTTCTGAGGGAAGCGATGCTGAGCGTTAGAGGCGGGGGCGTAATCCACTACTACGGCTTCGGTCCGGAGGAGGGCCTCTACTCGGAGCACGAAGCGAAGATTAAGGCCGTCGCGCGGGAGCTGGGCTTTTCGGTCGAGTTCCTTGAGCGGAGAAAGGTCCGCCCCTACGCGCCGAGGCAGTTCAACATCTCAATTGACTTCAGGGTTCTTAAGTAA
- a CDS encoding integrase → MAGPAGFEPATSGLEEVNNFFEEVTESFRERRVSSGEKSQVEPLPYGLGYSRESDSRRNYSRGIWYDFPAWRDEFYQYLTQEKGISRKTAREYLRRLDKFFWEHKGLRTLETLRRALKKENYPQNLSKGLRNYFHFLMSRGVLNRIEHDELVAVCKLKKGGVDWKLLDDEGVRAWKKTVGDFAPRYRIPFNLILYGGLRLTEAVKIYTEFNPEKLHCEKNYCFYELGWRRGQKRSYYAFMPRFLGEELLKHGGEKVSEHTIRKHYHRHGIYPKYLRKWFVSKASEAGVLSDTIRFIIGHSISKDTLSLHYLDLLGQAKRNYPKILKTIEDALTEKEPQTNPETATTETALLKTFISGKLAQIPANL, encoded by the coding sequence ATGGCGGGCCCGGCGGGATTCGAACCCGCGACCTCCGGCTTAGAAGAGGTAAATAATTTTTTTGAAGAAGTTACCGAGAGTTTCAGAGAGAGAAGAGTATCATCAGGGGAGAAATCGCAAGTAGAACCCCTGCCCTACGGGCTCGGATACTCACGGGAAAGTGATTCACGGAGGAATTACAGTCGGGGCATATGGTATGATTTCCCCGCTTGGCGGGACGAGTTCTACCAGTATTTAACTCAGGAGAAGGGCATCTCAAGAAAAACGGCCAGAGAATATCTTAGACGCCTCGATAAGTTCTTCTGGGAGCATAAAGGGTTGAGAACTCTGGAAACCCTGAGAAGGGCCCTCAAGAAAGAAAACTACCCACAAAACCTCTCAAAAGGACTGAGAAACTACTTCCACTTCCTGATGAGTAGAGGGGTTTTGAACAGGATTGAGCACGATGAACTCGTGGCAGTGTGCAAACTCAAGAAAGGCGGCGTGGACTGGAAACTCCTCGATGACGAGGGCGTTAGAGCGTGGAAGAAAACAGTTGGTGACTTCGCTCCAAGATACAGAATACCCTTCAACCTCATACTATACGGGGGATTGCGGCTGACAGAAGCCGTAAAAATTTACACAGAATTCAACCCTGAAAAGCTCCACTGTGAGAAAAACTACTGTTTTTACGAACTCGGCTGGAGAAGAGGACAGAAGAGGAGCTATTACGCTTTTATGCCCCGCTTCTTAGGAGAAGAACTCCTCAAACACGGTGGCGAGAAGGTCAGCGAGCACACCATAAGAAAACACTACCACAGGCACGGAATTTACCCCAAATACCTGAGAAAGTGGTTCGTGTCCAAAGCCAGCGAGGCAGGAGTTTTAAGCGACACTATCCGCTTCATCATAGGTCACTCCATATCAAAAGACACCCTCAGCCTTCACTACCTCGACCTCCTCGGGCAAGCAAAACGGAATTACCCAAAAATCCTCAAAACCATAGAGGACGCCCTAACAGAAAAAGAACCCCAAACAAACCCAGAAACAGCAACAACCGAAACGGCCTTACTAAAAACCTTCATCAGCGGAAAACTGGCCCAAATCCCCGCCAATCTCTAA